In the Mytilus trossulus isolate FHL-02 chromosome 1, PNRI_Mtr1.1.1.hap1, whole genome shotgun sequence genome, one interval contains:
- the LOC134680806 gene encoding angiopoietin-1 receptor-like, with protein sequence MLLELLIHTAIQWTIRAQHNLTPFGTASQSSRYIRSTPEGAILPPISNEFSLETCSTTNVDGAPKAWWMFQFSFASAFIMDITIYYRKGSAYRMNGFKVYVTNSSTIPPVGYLCYEDPDLGLPNITQNIPCNQLGKYVIYYDTIGDSATGPVIELCYVAINGCKKGMWGPNCTEACSSICVNQHCHPENGSCIWGCDPQRCLNGRCDTHTGACIDGCVTGWVGQYCTCGK encoded by the exons ATGTTATTAGAGCTTCTAATCCACACAGCTATCCAGTGGACAATAAGAGCCCAAC ATAATCTTACACCATTTGGAACAGCTTCCCAAAGTTCTCGGTATATAAGAAGCACACCTGAAGGTGCAATATTGCCACcaatatcaaatgaattttCTTTGGAAACATGTTCAACCACAAACGTGGACGGTGCGCCAAAAGCATGGTGGATGTTTCAATTTTCCTTTGCGTCTGCATTCATCATGGATATAACTATATACTACAGAAAAGGTT CTGCTTATCGTATGAATGGATTTAAGGTATATGTGACCAATTCATCAACTATTCCACCTGTTGGATATCTGTGTTATGAAGATCCTGATCTTGGTCTCCCAAATATCACTCAGAATATTCCCTGTAATCAACTAGGAAAATACGTCATTTATTACGACACTATAGGAGATTCCGCCACCGGTCCTGTAATTGAATTGTGTTACGTTGCAATTAATG GTTGTAAAAAAGGTATGTGGGGGCCAAATTGTACCGAAGCATGTTCATCTATATGTGTTAACCAACACTGTCATCCGGAAAATGGGTCCTGTATTTGGGGGTGTGATCCCCAAAGATGTCTTAATGGAAGATGTGATACACATACGGGAGCTTGTATTGACGGATGTGTAACAGGATGGGTCGGACAATACTGTACCTGTGGcaaat aa